The following coding sequences lie in one Heyndrickxia oleronia genomic window:
- a CDS encoding stage V sporulation protein AE: protein MNSKRQVILITDGDDYARKALEAVAKEIGGRCISQSHGNPSHLSGQEIVNLIKKAQCDPVLVMFDDSGFLGKGQGEASLLTVANHPDIDVLGIIAVASKTHQAEWTRVDVCIDRDGELTPYGVDKYGIPEMELKKINGDTVYSLDQLDVPIIVGIGDIGKMGKQDHYSKGAPITKKAVKLVLERSGFYDKRSKQ from the coding sequence ATGAATAGTAAACGACAGGTGATATTAATTACAGATGGAGATGATTATGCCAGAAAAGCTTTGGAGGCAGTAGCGAAGGAAATAGGTGGCCGCTGCATTTCTCAGTCCCACGGAAATCCTTCCCATCTTTCTGGTCAGGAGATCGTCAATTTAATAAAAAAAGCGCAATGTGACCCAGTTTTAGTGATGTTTGATGATAGTGGATTTTTAGGTAAAGGACAAGGGGAGGCTTCCTTATTGACTGTTGCTAATCATCCTGACATTGATGTTCTAGGGATCATTGCTGTCGCATCAAAAACTCATCAAGCAGAATGGACAAGGGTTGATGTTTGTATCGATCGGGATGGAGAATTGACTCCCTATGGTGTAGATAAATATGGAATTCCAGAAATGGAGTTAAAAAAAATTAATGGTGATACGGTGTATTCTTTAGATCAATTAGACGTTCCAATTATTGTTGGGATTGGTGATATAGGAAAAATGGGAAAGCAAGATCACTATTCAAAGGGAGCTCCGATCACAAAAAAAGCTGTAAAGTTAGTTTTAGAAAGGAGTGGATTTTATGACAAAAGATCTAAACAATAA
- a CDS encoding stage V sporulation protein AB — translation MIIKWISLAFIGLAGGLIVGCGLVAFLSVLGIIPRLTQISKTSKFITLYEWAIVIGSLLGGWAQLRDIHFQLTSLLLIPIGLACGIFVGMLAAALTEVINVIPILAKRIGIEGHLIIALMAIVFGKVFGSLFHWIYFIDH, via the coding sequence ATGATCATTAAGTGGATCTCTTTAGCATTTATTGGATTAGCAGGTGGATTAATTGTTGGTTGTGGCTTGGTTGCGTTTCTATCAGTTCTTGGAATTATTCCTCGTTTGACACAAATATCGAAAACATCAAAATTCATTACTCTTTACGAATGGGCGATTGTGATTGGCTCGTTACTAGGAGGTTGGGCACAGCTTAGGGACATTCATTTTCAATTAACTTCTCTATTACTCATCCCTATTGGTCTGGCATGTGGAATTTTTGTTGGTATGCTTGCCGCTGCGTTAACTGAAGTGATTAATGTCATCCCAATTCTTGCAAAAAGAATTGGAATCGAAGGTCATTTAATCATTGCTTTAATGGCAATAGTATTTGGAAAAGTTTTCGGCTCATTATTTCATTGGATCTATTTTATTGATCATTAA
- the scpB gene encoding SMC-Scp complex subunit ScpB → MEITNLKGILESLLFAAGDEGLSIKQIMSVMELEEYQAVELVESLKQEYDSNAERGIAIVVLAGTYQLVTKKENSVFLKRLVESPGMNTLSQAALETLAIISYKQPITRIEIEDIRGVKTERPLQTLTAKGLIKEVGRANGAGRAILYGTTKEFLDYFGLKDINELPPLAEASIDDFEQEDADLFFEKFQETIENN, encoded by the coding sequence TTGGAAATTACTAATTTGAAGGGAATTCTTGAAAGTCTTTTGTTTGCTGCAGGAGATGAAGGATTATCCATCAAACAAATTATGTCTGTCATGGAGCTTGAAGAGTATCAAGCAGTTGAATTAGTTGAATCACTGAAGCAGGAGTATGATTCGAACGCAGAAAGAGGGATTGCTATCGTTGTACTTGCTGGTACATATCAGCTTGTTACTAAAAAGGAAAACTCTGTTTTTTTAAAAAGACTCGTTGAATCTCCTGGAATGAATACATTATCACAGGCTGCCTTAGAAACATTAGCGATTATTTCTTATAAGCAGCCCATTACAAGGATAGAAATTGAAGATATCCGTGGTGTAAAAACAGAACGTCCACTGCAAACCTTAACTGCAAAGGGTTTAATTAAAGAGGTTGGAAGAGCAAATGGAGCAGGTAGAGCCATCCTATATGGGACAACTAAGGAATTTTTAGATTACTTCGGATTAAAGGACATTAATGAACTACCGCCATTAGCAGAGGCATCAATAGATGACTTTGAGCAGGAAGATGCTGATTTATTTTTTGAGAAATTCCAAGAGACAATCGAAAATAATTAG
- a CDS encoding YjcZ family sporulation protein, with protein sequence MSDGFGYGGGFALIVVLFILLIIVGSAYIW encoded by the coding sequence ATGTCAGACGGCTTTGGATATGGTGGCGGTTTCGCATTAATCGTAGTACTATTTATTTTATTAATTATTGTTGGCAGTGCATACATTTGGTAA
- the lysA gene encoding diaminopimelate decarboxylase — MYFHGTTTVNGQGHLEIGGVDTVYLVQKYGTPVYVYDVTLIRERARGFKQTFEKLGVKSQVAYASKAFSSIAMLNLVNEEGLSLDVVSGGELYTALAAKFPVERIHFHGNNKSKEELLLALEHNIGCIVVDNFYELELLESLCNEQKKSISILLRVTPGIEAHTHDYILTGQEDSKFGFDLQNGQAEEAIKIAMGSDHIKLLGIHCHIGSQIFDSTGFILAARKIIDKLAEWNSKFLYFPSVLNLGGGFGIRYTEEDEPLSPDSYVKEIIIEVQNRTKSYQLPMPEIWIEPGRSLVGEAGTTLYTIGSRKDVPNVRKYLAVDGGMSDNIRPALYEAKYEAVLANRPTATIEETFSIAGKCCESGDMLIWDLPLPKTVSNDILAVFCTGAYGYSMSNNYNRIPRPPVVFVENGEDYLVIKRETYEDLIRLDLPLPSKINQS, encoded by the coding sequence ATGTATTTTCATGGTACTACGACAGTAAATGGACAGGGACATCTAGAAATTGGTGGTGTTGATACAGTCTATTTGGTGCAAAAATATGGAACACCTGTATATGTGTATGATGTGACTTTAATACGTGAACGTGCTAGAGGATTTAAACAAACTTTTGAAAAATTGGGTGTAAAATCACAAGTCGCATACGCTAGTAAAGCATTTTCGTCCATTGCGATGTTAAATTTAGTAAATGAAGAGGGTTTATCATTGGATGTCGTTTCTGGTGGTGAATTATATACTGCATTAGCAGCTAAATTTCCAGTAGAAAGAATTCATTTTCATGGAAATAATAAAAGTAAAGAAGAACTTTTACTAGCACTCGAGCATAATATTGGATGCATTGTTGTAGACAATTTTTATGAATTAGAGTTATTGGAAAGTTTATGTAATGAACAAAAAAAAAGTATTTCCATTCTTTTACGTGTTACACCTGGAATTGAAGCACATACGCATGATTATATATTGACTGGACAAGAGGATTCAAAATTCGGTTTTGATCTTCAAAATGGTCAAGCTGAAGAGGCAATAAAAATAGCAATGGGTTCTGACCATATAAAATTATTAGGAATCCATTGTCATATCGGTTCACAAATTTTTGATAGTACCGGTTTTATATTAGCTGCTAGAAAGATCATCGATAAATTGGCAGAATGGAATTCAAAATTTTTATACTTCCCTTCAGTATTAAATTTAGGTGGTGGTTTCGGTATTCGCTATACTGAAGAGGATGAACCTCTTAGTCCTGATAGTTATGTCAAAGAAATTATAATCGAAGTGCAAAACAGAACAAAATCTTATCAACTACCAATGCCAGAAATTTGGATTGAGCCTGGAAGATCATTAGTTGGAGAAGCAGGAACCACCTTATACACGATCGGTTCGAGAAAGGATGTTCCTAATGTAAGGAAATATTTAGCAGTGGACGGAGGGATGAGCGATAATATCCGACCTGCTTTATATGAAGCAAAATATGAAGCTGTCCTAGCAAATCGACCTACAGCAACTATAGAAGAAACATTTTCAATCGCTGGTAAATGTTGTGAATCAGGTGATATGTTAATTTGGGATTTACCTTTACCTAAGACGGTAAGTAATGATATTTTAGCGGTATTTTGTACTGGTGCGTACGGATATTCTATGTCCAATAATTATAATCGAATTCCAAGACCTCCAGTTGTGTTTGTCGAAAATGGTGAAGATTATTTAGTGATAAAGCGAGAAACATATGAGGATTTAATAAGACTCGATTTACCACTACCAAGTAAAATCAATCAATCATAA
- a CDS encoding spore germination protein: MTKDLNNKLPIPEDVKKLKKIFEERVGLGVSFDLGVRSIKVLKKHIQLYYVNGLTDTEFIIEILKELVLLNDTERLSSKVYEVIENRIVNQSVEKVKTVDEMVDQVLSGLIAIVIEGEGEAIIVDVRSYPGRQPMEPDTEKVVRGSRDGYVENIIVNTALTRRRIRDERLRFEIMQIGERSKTDVAIGYIKGVANPDLIETIKKELKTIDVDGITMADKTIEEFLLKQGYNPYPLVRYTERADVGSIHLLEGHVLIFIDTSPSVMVTPATFFHHAQHAEEYRQAPAVGTFIRWIRFLGILASLFLLPLWYLFAIEPSFLPENIDFIGPNKHTHIPLILQLFIADMGIEFLRIAAIHTPTPLATAMGLIAAVLIGQIAVDVGLFVPEVILYVSVASIGTYATPSYELSVANKIVRVILLLLVAFFKLPGLMIGSTLFIIYLVHIRALNAPYLWPFIPFNPQAISHVLIRRTVPGSIIRPSIVHPRDRFRQPPE, from the coding sequence ATGACAAAAGATCTAAACAATAAACTCCCCATACCTGAGGATGTAAAAAAGCTAAAGAAAATTTTTGAAGAAAGAGTCGGATTAGGTGTAAGTTTTGATCTGGGAGTACGCAGCATTAAAGTTTTAAAAAAACATATCCAACTATATTATGTTAATGGTCTCACAGATACAGAGTTTATCATTGAAATTTTAAAAGAACTGGTACTGTTAAATGATACCGAGAGACTTTCCAGTAAAGTTTATGAAGTAATTGAAAATAGAATTGTCAATCAATCAGTAGAAAAAGTAAAAACAGTTGATGAAATGGTAGATCAAGTTTTATCTGGATTAATCGCAATCGTTATAGAAGGCGAAGGCGAAGCGATTATTGTAGACGTACGTAGCTACCCAGGCCGTCAACCGATGGAGCCGGATACGGAAAAAGTCGTCAGGGGTTCTCGCGATGGATATGTAGAAAATATTATTGTTAATACTGCACTTACAAGAAGAAGAATTCGTGATGAGCGATTAAGATTTGAAATTATGCAAATTGGAGAAAGATCAAAGACAGATGTAGCAATTGGCTATATAAAAGGGGTGGCAAATCCAGATTTAATCGAAACGATAAAGAAGGAATTAAAGACTATTGATGTTGACGGGATTACAATGGCTGATAAAACAATTGAAGAGTTCTTATTAAAACAAGGCTATAACCCCTATCCGCTCGTTCGTTATACGGAAAGAGCAGATGTTGGTTCGATTCACCTACTTGAAGGGCATGTACTAATTTTTATCGATACTTCTCCTAGTGTGATGGTGACACCAGCAACGTTTTTTCACCATGCTCAGCATGCTGAAGAATATAGACAAGCACCTGCTGTAGGAACATTTATCCGCTGGATTCGTTTTCTCGGCATACTTGCATCATTATTTCTTTTACCTCTATGGTATTTATTTGCAATAGAACCGTCCTTTCTACCAGAGAATATTGATTTTATTGGACCTAATAAACATACTCATATCCCATTAATTCTTCAACTTTTTATTGCTGATATGGGGATTGAATTTCTAAGGATTGCAGCCATCCATACCCCGACTCCTTTAGCCACTGCCATGGGATTAATTGCTGCCGTGTTAATCGGTCAAATTGCAGTAGATGTGGGCTTGTTTGTACCAGAAGTTATTTTATATGTTTCTGTTGCCTCGATTGGTACCTATGCAACACCTAGTTATGAACTAAGTGTTGCCAATAAAATAGTCAGGGTTATCTTATTATTATTAGTAGCCTTTTTCAAACTACCAGGATTGATGATTGGTAGTACACTTTTCATTATTTATTTGGTTCATATACGTGCTTTGAACGCCCCTTATTTATGGCCGTTTATCCCATTTAATCCGCAAGCGATTAGCCATGTACTTATAAGAAGAACTGTTCCGGGATCAATAATTAGACCAAGCATCGTTCATCCGCGTGATCGATTTAGACAACCACCAGAATAA
- a CDS encoding nucleoside recognition domain-containing protein produces MVNYIWIGMTLIGLVFAAINGRMKEVNEAIFQSATEAVTLCIGLISILVFWLGIMRIAQESGLLDKFARVFRPLIKRLFPEVPENHPAMGYILSNIIANMFGLGNAATPLGIKAMEQLKELNGGKTSASRSMITFLALNTSGLTIIPTTVIAIRMNYHSASPTEIVGPTLMATTIATIAAILIDRYFYHKRARNGVK; encoded by the coding sequence ATGGTTAATTATATATGGATTGGGATGACATTGATTGGTTTAGTTTTTGCTGCAATAAATGGAAGAATGAAAGAAGTGAATGAGGCTATTTTTCAATCTGCTACTGAAGCAGTTACCTTATGTATTGGCTTAATAAGTATATTAGTATTTTGGTTAGGGATTATGCGAATCGCACAAGAGTCAGGGCTCCTAGATAAGTTTGCACGTGTATTTAGGCCACTAATTAAGAGGTTATTTCCCGAAGTTCCTGAAAATCATCCAGCAATGGGCTATATATTATCAAATATTATCGCTAATATGTTCGGATTAGGAAATGCTGCTACACCGCTTGGGATAAAGGCAATGGAGCAGCTAAAGGAATTGAACGGGGGAAAAACGAGTGCCAGTAGGTCAATGATCACTTTTCTGGCTTTAAATACATCTGGATTGACAATCATTCCTACAACAGTAATAGCCATTCGAATGAACTACCATTCCGCTTCACCTACAGAAATTGTGGGACCGACACTTATGGCTACAACCATTGCAACAATAGCAGCAATTTTAATCGACCGTTATTTTTATCATAAAAGAGCGCGTAATGGGGTGAAATAA
- a CDS encoding D-alanyl-D-alanine carboxypeptidase family protein encodes MKRFISLMMIVFLLILIVLPDKTFAATPSVSAASAILMDQDSGRILYEKNAKDVRKIASITKIMTAILAIESGKLKEDVKISDTAVRTEGSSIYLKPGDIVKLEDLVYGLMLRSGNDAANAIAEHVGGSIDGFVFLMNQKAEEIGMQNTHFANPNGLDNKDNHFSTAYDMALLTKYAMQNKTYRKISGTKSYKGWANKNRLLTEKYKYCTGGKTGFTKKAKRTLVTTATKEHQNLIAVTLNGPNDWDDHINMFEYGFKNFDTTVVLDKGKINNINQKYLKNHIYIKNKVVYSLTNDEKDKVTIEYQLLKSKKEWKDQKNIPEIVGKAVIYLDEQKLKTVPVYFKYAEMNEKKGWFNFFVKTFLIHIGVKNDG; translated from the coding sequence ATGAAACGTTTTATATCATTAATGATGATTGTATTTCTACTTATTCTAATAGTATTGCCAGACAAAACTTTTGCGGCGACACCTTCGGTTAGTGCAGCTAGTGCGATACTTATGGATCAAGACAGTGGGCGAATCCTTTATGAAAAAAATGCAAAGGATGTTCGAAAGATTGCATCGATCACTAAAATCATGACAGCTATTTTAGCAATAGAATCTGGAAAATTAAAAGAGGATGTGAAAATTAGTGATACTGCCGTTCGGACAGAAGGTTCATCTATATATTTAAAACCTGGAGATATAGTTAAGCTTGAAGATTTAGTTTATGGTTTAATGCTTAGATCGGGCAATGATGCAGCTAATGCGATTGCAGAACATGTTGGAGGAAGTATTGATGGGTTTGTTTTCTTAATGAACCAAAAAGCAGAAGAAATTGGTATGCAAAATACACATTTTGCCAATCCTAACGGCTTAGATAATAAGGATAATCATTTTTCAACAGCATATGATATGGCGCTATTAACTAAATATGCAATGCAAAATAAAACCTATAGAAAAATTTCCGGAACAAAATCTTATAAAGGCTGGGCAAATAAAAATAGATTATTGACTGAAAAGTATAAATATTGTACAGGAGGAAAAACAGGATTTACAAAAAAAGCTAAACGTACATTAGTGACAACAGCTACAAAAGAGCATCAAAATTTAATAGCTGTTACATTAAATGGACCAAATGACTGGGATGATCACATCAATATGTTTGAGTATGGATTTAAGAACTTTGATACGACCGTTGTTTTAGATAAAGGGAAAATCAATAATATTAATCAAAAATACTTAAAAAATCATATTTATATCAAAAATAAAGTTGTATATTCTCTAACAAATGATGAGAAAGATAAAGTTACCATTGAATATCAACTATTAAAATCAAAAAAAGAGTGGAAGGATCAAAAAAACATTCCTGAAATAGTCGGTAAAGCAGTCATATATTTAGATGAACAGAAATTAAAAACGGTACCTGTTTATTTTAAATACGCAGAAATGAACGAGAAAAAAGGGTGGTTTAATTTTTTTGTGAAAACATTTTTAATCCATATAGGTGTGAAAAACGATGGTTAA
- a CDS encoding spore maturation protein, giving the protein MQIISLISIWIIPILIGYILLYSVWKKVPAYENFVDGGKEGIKIAVSIIPFLVGMLVAITVFRTSGALDFFVQLIKPVLEWLGIPTEIVPLALIRPISGNAALGMMSDILKVHGPDTFIGKLASTIQGSTDTTLYVLTVYFGAVGIKKMGDALKVGLLADLVGIGAAIIIITWMFG; this is encoded by the coding sequence TTGCAAATTATTTCCTTAATCTCTATTTGGATCATACCTATTCTTATTGGTTATATATTATTATATAGTGTGTGGAAAAAAGTACCTGCCTACGAAAATTTTGTTGATGGAGGTAAGGAAGGTATAAAGATTGCAGTTTCGATTATTCCATTTTTAGTAGGAATGTTAGTAGCAATCACTGTCTTTCGAACGTCTGGTGCATTAGATTTTTTTGTACAGTTAATAAAGCCAGTCCTTGAATGGTTAGGAATTCCTACAGAAATCGTTCCATTAGCACTGATTCGTCCTATATCTGGAAATGCTGCTCTAGGAATGATGAGTGATATTCTTAAAGTACATGGCCCGGATACTTTCATTGGTAAATTAGCCTCGACCATTCAAGGAAGTACAGATACGACCCTATATGTTTTAACCGTCTATTTTGGAGCAGTAGGTATTAAAAAAATGGGGGATGCATTGAAAGTTGGCTTATTGGCAGATTTGGTTGGTATAGGTGCAGCTATCATTATTATTACATGGATGTTTGGATAA
- a CDS encoding stage V sporulation protein AA translates to MESFIYLRLRHRVEVKPNSKITLADIAQIIAPEKDLTKLKQLTVYEVSTSDKSSVVIDVMTLIDLITEKWGAVDIQTIGPSQTIIDIIYKKKKVPIIFFILIWLLLFFGSALAIMNFHEDVSMRAVHQKIYKMITGNDQSKPLILQIPYSLGLGLGMIIYFNHLFKKRFNEEPSPLEVEIFNYQQDVDHYVVMNENKESIKRLDDH, encoded by the coding sequence ATGGAGAGTTTTATTTATCTTCGTTTACGGCACCGAGTAGAAGTAAAGCCGAACAGTAAAATTACTCTTGCAGATATTGCACAAATTATTGCGCCTGAAAAAGATTTAACTAAGTTGAAACAACTAACTGTATACGAAGTATCTACATCAGATAAATCCTCTGTAGTAATTGATGTTATGACACTCATCGATCTCATTACAGAAAAATGGGGTGCTGTTGATATCCAAACAATAGGACCATCGCAAACGATTATCGATATCATTTATAAAAAAAAGAAAGTACCAATCATATTTTTTATTCTTATCTGGCTATTACTTTTTTTTGGATCAGCACTTGCCATCATGAATTTTCATGAGGATGTTAGTATGAGGGCCGTTCATCAAAAAATATATAAAATGATTACGGGGAATGATCAATCAAAACCACTAATTCTTCAAATTCCTTATTCATTAGGGCTAGGTTTAGGAATGATCATTTACTTTAATCATCTCTTTAAAAAAAGATTTAATGAAGAACCAAGTCCATTAGAGGTAGAAATCTTTAATTACCAACAAGATGTCGATCATTATGTAGTAATGAATGAAAATAAAGAGAGTATTAAACGACTTGATGATCATTAA
- the sigF gene encoding RNA polymerase sporulation sigma factor SigF, producing MDVELKKEKTGKFLKDQEVKDLIKRSQAGNQEARDEIVEKNIRLVWSVVQRFLNRGYEPDDLFQIGCIGLLKSVDKFDLSYDVKFSTYAVPMIIGEIQRFLRDDGTVKVSRSLKEIGNRIRKAKDLLTKDLGRVPTVNEIADYLEITAEDVIMAQEASRTPSSIHETVYENDGDPITLLDQIADQNDQKWFDKIALKEAIRGLDDRERLIVYLRYYKDQTQSEVAERLGISQVQVSRLEKKILEQMKDRMDL from the coding sequence ATGGATGTGGAACTAAAGAAAGAGAAAACAGGAAAGTTTTTGAAGGATCAAGAGGTCAAGGATTTAATCAAAAGGAGCCAGGCAGGAAATCAAGAGGCACGAGATGAAATTGTAGAAAAAAACATTCGGCTCGTCTGGTCTGTCGTCCAAAGATTTTTAAATCGTGGGTATGAACCAGATGATTTATTTCAAATTGGTTGTATCGGTCTTTTAAAATCTGTTGATAAATTTGATTTATCATACGATGTTAAGTTCTCAACATATGCTGTTCCCATGATTATAGGTGAAATTCAACGTTTTTTAAGGGATGATGGGACAGTAAAAGTAAGTCGATCGTTAAAGGAAATTGGTAATCGAATTCGTAAGGCGAAGGATCTATTAACGAAAGATTTAGGACGAGTCCCCACTGTGAATGAAATTGCTGATTATCTTGAGATTACGGCTGAAGATGTAATTATGGCTCAGGAAGCAAGTAGAACACCATCCTCCATTCATGAAACTGTGTACGAGAATGATGGCGACCCTATTACTTTGCTCGATCAAATTGCTGATCAAAATGACCAAAAATGGTTTGATAAAATCGCCTTAAAAGAGGCTATTCGTGGATTGGACGATCGTGAAAGATTAATTGTATATTTACGGTATTATAAAGATCAAACGCAATCAGAAGTAGCGGAAAGATTAGGTATTTCACAAGTACAAGTATCTAGATTAGAAAAAAAAATATTAGAACAAATGAAGGATCGTATGGACTTATAA
- a CDS encoding segregation/condensation protein A produces the protein MEYNVKIDAFEGPLDLLLHLINRLEIDIYDIPMAAITEQYLIYIHTMKELELDIASEYLVMAATLLAIKSKMLLPKHEEELEEDFEYEEDPRDDLVEKLIEYRKYKEAAQELKHLEEERGQIFTKPPSDLSEYMKDIQIDQQQSDVTIYDMIGALNKLLRRKKLQKPLSTKISRQEISIENRMEEILNDLTSISGRRSFFTLFEVPDKHHIVITFLAVLELMKRNEILVEQEGNFEEIFVARKGVSLVGNY, from the coding sequence GTGGAATATAATGTAAAAATTGATGCGTTTGAAGGTCCTTTAGATCTTTTACTGCATTTAATAAATCGACTAGAAATTGATATATATGATATACCAATGGCAGCAATTACAGAGCAGTATTTAATTTACATTCATACAATGAAGGAATTAGAATTAGATATTGCCAGTGAATATTTAGTAATGGCAGCGACATTATTAGCAATAAAGAGTAAAATGCTTCTTCCAAAGCATGAAGAAGAGCTAGAAGAGGATTTTGAATATGAGGAAGATCCACGTGATGATTTAGTTGAAAAACTGATTGAATATAGAAAGTATAAGGAAGCAGCTCAAGAATTAAAGCATCTAGAGGAGGAACGTGGGCAGATATTTACAAAACCTCCAAGTGATTTATCCGAGTATATGAAAGACATACAGATCGATCAACAACAAAGTGATGTAACGATTTATGACATGATTGGTGCTCTAAATAAATTATTAAGAAGAAAAAAATTACAAAAGCCACTTTCAACGAAAATAAGTAGACAAGAAATTTCGATTGAAAATAGAATGGAGGAAATATTAAATGATTTAACCTCCATATCAGGAAGAAGAAGCTTTTTTACATTATTTGAGGTACCAGATAAACATCATATCGTGATTACATTTCTTGCTGTATTAGAACTAATGAAGCGAAATGAAATATTGGTTGAACAGGAAGGGAATTTTGAGGAAATATTTGTAGCAAGGAAAGGAGTAAGTTTGGTTGGAAATTACTAA
- a CDS encoding DUF309 domain-containing protein: protein MIVTKAFIQYLVHFHGDRDYFECHEILEDHWKQQDARNRDSIWIAFIQLAVSLYHYRRKNLIGGIRMMEKALQRFIHKKDQLLLLKIDVDDLISKINIVLDKMKTNQDYEPIQIKIDDQQLLDICKEECKKLGVTWGGKEDLSNDPIIHRHILRDRSTVENERFLSSVIKKMERDEGKFINN, encoded by the coding sequence ATGATAGTAACTAAAGCCTTTATACAATATTTAGTCCATTTCCATGGCGATAGAGATTATTTTGAATGCCATGAAATTCTTGAAGATCACTGGAAACAACAGGATGCAAGAAACCGTGACTCCATTTGGATTGCTTTTATTCAATTAGCAGTCTCCTTATATCATTATCGAAGAAAAAACCTAATTGGTGGTATCCGAATGATGGAGAAAGCCCTTCAACGTTTCATTCACAAAAAAGACCAATTACTATTATTGAAAATTGATGTTGATGATTTAATTTCCAAAATCAATATAGTATTAGACAAGATGAAAACAAATCAAGATTATGAACCGATTCAAATTAAAATAGATGATCAACAATTATTAGATATATGTAAGGAAGAATGTAAAAAACTTGGTGTTACATGGGGAGGAAAAGAGGATTTGTCTAATGATCCTATTATTCATCGTCATATCCTACGTGACCGCTCCACTGTGGAAAACGAAAGATTTCTTTCTTCTGTCATAAAAAAAATGGAGAGAGACGAAGGTAAATTCATCAACAATTAG
- a CDS encoding GNAT family N-acetyltransferase, which produces MLIRYKKAFEKIAMGLLSFMPNEKDIKKLQQTIKQYEQEDDWQLFLWKIDDDIVGLIGVTIHNETVEIQHISVNPSHRLQGIGKNMLKSLKQIYEGKKIISNEYTAAFCEICEKEDGDFDE; this is translated from the coding sequence ATGTTAATTCGATATAAAAAAGCATTTGAGAAAATTGCTATGGGTCTTTTATCGTTTATGCCAAACGAGAAGGATATTAAAAAGCTTCAGCAGACAATAAAGCAATATGAACAGGAAGATGATTGGCAGCTTTTTTTATGGAAGATAGATGATGATATAGTTGGACTAATTGGTGTTACTATTCATAATGAAACGGTAGAAATTCAGCACATCTCAGTCAATCCATCCCATCGTCTTCAAGGAATTGGAAAAAATATGCTTAAATCATTAAAGCAAATATATGAAGGTAAGAAAATTATTTCAAATGAATACACAGCAGCATTTTGTGAAATCTGTGAGAAAGAGGATGGGGACTTCGATGAATGA
- the spoIIAB gene encoding anti-sigma F factor, protein MKNEMHIQFSALSQNESFARVTVAAFIAQLDPTLDELTEIKTVVSEAVTNSIIHGYEGNPDGMVYISVAIEDGVVEMIIRDEGAGISDIEEARQPLFTTKPEMERSGMGFTIMENFMDDIEVESQPGLGTIIRLKKHLAIKKALCN, encoded by the coding sequence ATGAAAAATGAGATGCATATTCAATTTTCAGCACTTAGCCAAAATGAATCCTTTGCTAGGGTAACAGTTGCTGCCTTTATTGCGCAATTAGACCCAACCTTAGATGAACTTACAGAAATTAAAACTGTTGTCTCAGAAGCAGTAACAAATTCGATTATTCATGGATACGAAGGAAATCCAGATGGAATGGTTTATATTTCTGTAGCCATAGAGGACGGAGTAGTTGAAATGATTATTCGTGATGAGGGAGCAGGAATTTCTGATATTGAAGAAGCAAGACAGCCATTGTTTACCACAAAGCCAGAGATGGAACGTTCAGGCATGGGATTTACAATTATGGAAAACTTTATGGACGATATAGAAGTTGAATCACAACCTGGTTTAGGCACCATTATTCGTTTAAAAAAGCATTTGGCGATTAAAAAAGCCTTATGTAATTAA